The following proteins are co-located in the Paracoccaceae bacterium Fryx2 genome:
- a CDS encoding phage tail sheath subtilisin-like domain-containing protein gives MSIVGTFPGLYIQEIPSGVRTIAGVPTSVAALIGRARRGPVNVPVVINSYGDFERTFGGLWTGSTLSFATKDFFVNGGGQAVIVRLFAPSFANEAARQAALAAAQAAAQTAADAIVAAAQAAVDAPVATEQEVADAATAAVAAAGAPGAAALSAATAVAAAAEASVAGAAALTDVLDAATAAVAGAVTAAANAAAPVTRARINLGGGLSLEAASEGAWANGLRARVDHNVPAAAGDAFNLSIRDGGTGTVEVFRNLSVAADSPRRVDLVLANGSTLVRAFGALPGGRPADSGPVPLGGDAFAAAVSTGVTVPASDGVALTAPDYLGSRANKQGIYALEDADIFNLLCIPPFAPETDTTAPVWTEAATYCEERRAVLIVDPPSGWGTVAQAVAGMAAGVGTVSSNAVLYFPRLRQPNVLRDGQIESFAPCGAIAGVIANTDSRIGVWKAPAGLQAVLRGVPALTVPLTNAENGQLNPLGLNCLRSLPPAGRVVWGARTLQGDDRLASEWKYLPVRRTALYIEESLYRGLQWVVFEPNDNPLWAQIRLNVGSFMNGLFRKGAFQGASADDAFFVKCDAETTTQADIDRGIVNISVGFAPLKPAEFVVIQLQQIAGESAA, from the coding sequence ATGTCGATTGTTGGCACTTTCCCGGGCCTTTACATTCAGGAAATTCCCTCCGGTGTCCGGACCATTGCAGGCGTTCCCACCTCGGTGGCGGCCCTGATCGGTCGGGCGCGGCGCGGCCCCGTGAATGTTCCGGTCGTCATAAACTCCTACGGCGATTTCGAACGGACCTTCGGCGGTCTGTGGACCGGCTCCACCCTCAGCTTCGCCACGAAGGATTTCTTCGTGAACGGCGGCGGCCAGGCGGTGATCGTGCGGCTGTTCGCCCCCAGCTTCGCCAACGAGGCGGCGCGCCAGGCCGCCCTTGCCGCGGCACAGGCGGCGGCACAGACGGCGGCCGATGCCATCGTCGCCGCGGCGCAGGCGGCCGTGGATGCCCCGGTGGCAACCGAGCAGGAGGTGGCCGATGCCGCCACCGCCGCCGTGGCTGCGGCCGGTGCGCCGGGTGCGGCGGCCCTGTCGGCCGCAACCGCGGTGGCCGCCGCGGCCGAAGCCTCCGTCGCGGGTGCCGCAGCCCTGACCGACGTGCTCGACGCCGCAACGGCGGCCGTGGCGGGTGCCGTGACCGCCGCCGCCAATGCCGCGGCCCCGGTCACCCGCGCGCGGATCAACCTTGGCGGCGGGCTGTCGCTGGAGGCCGCGAGCGAGGGCGCCTGGGCCAATGGCCTGCGCGCCCGGGTCGATCACAACGTGCCTGCTGCGGCGGGGGACGCCTTCAACCTGTCGATCCGCGATGGCGGCACCGGCACGGTCGAGGTGTTCCGCAACCTGTCGGTCGCCGCCGACAGCCCGCGCCGGGTCGATCTGGTGCTGGCCAACGGCTCCACGCTGGTGCGCGCCTTCGGGGCGCTGCCGGGGGGGCGCCCGGCCGACAGCGGCCCGGTGCCGCTGGGCGGCGACGCCTTCGCCGCCGCCGTGTCCACCGGGGTCACGGTGCCAGCCTCGGACGGGGTGGCGCTGACCGCACCCGACTACCTGGGCTCGCGCGCCAACAAGCAGGGCATCTATGCCCTAGAGGATGCAGACATCTTCAACCTGCTCTGCATTCCGCCCTTCGCCCCCGAAACCGACACCACCGCCCCGGTCTGGACCGAGGCGGCGACCTACTGCGAGGAACGCCGGGCGGTGCTGATTGTCGATCCGCCTTCGGGCTGGGGCACGGTGGCGCAGGCGGTGGCGGGCATGGCGGCGGGGGTCGGCACGGTCAGCAGCAACGCGGTGCTCTACTTCCCGCGCCTGCGCCAGCCCAACGTGCTGCGCGACGGCCAGATCGAATCCTTCGCCCCCTGCGGCGCGATTGCGGGCGTGATCGCCAACACCGACAGCCGCATCGGGGTCTGGAAGGCCCCGGCCGGCCTTCAGGCGGTGCTGCGCGGCGTGCCCGCCCTGACGGTGCCGCTGACCAATGCCGAGAACGGGCAACTGAACCCGCTGGGGCTGAACTGCCTGCGCAGCCTGCCCCCGGCCGGGCGAGTGGTCTGGGGCGCGCGCACCCTGCAGGGCGACGACCGGCTGGCCAGCGAATGGAAATACCTGCCGGTGCGGCGCACGGCACTTTACATCGAGGAAAGCCTCTACCGCGGCCTGCAATGGGTGGTGTTCGAACCCAACGACAATCCGCTCTGGGCGCAGATCCGTCTGAACGTCGGGTCTTTCATGAACGGGCTGTTCCGCAAGGGGGCGTTCCAGGGCGCCTCGGCCGATGACGCCTTCTTTGTCAAATGCGATGCCGAGACGACGACGCAGGCCGACATCGACCGCGGCATCGTCAACATCAGCGTCGGCTTCGCGCCGCTGAAACCGGCCGAATTCGTGGTCATCCAGCTCCAGCAGATCGCTGGCGAGAGCGCGGCGTAA
- a CDS encoding phage tail protein, which yields MAQFSVNTNRFDPYKNFKFRVKWDNEYVLGVSKTSMLKRTTEVIKHREGGDPSTSRKSPGRTEYEAITLERGVTHDPRFEQWANKVWNWGAGLGAETSLADFRKDLTLEVYNEAGQLALAYKIYRCWVSEYQALPDLDANANAIAIQMIKLDHEGWERDYDVREPTEGSFTEPA from the coding sequence ATGGCACAGTTCAGCGTCAACACCAACCGCTTCGATCCCTACAAGAACTTCAAGTTCCGCGTGAAATGGGACAACGAGTATGTGCTGGGCGTCAGCAAGACCAGTATGCTCAAGCGCACCACCGAGGTCATCAAGCACCGCGAGGGCGGCGACCCTTCCACCTCGCGCAAGAGCCCCGGGCGGACGGAATACGAGGCGATCACCCTGGAACGCGGCGTGACCCACGACCCGCGGTTCGAGCAGTGGGCCAACAAGGTGTGGAACTGGGGCGCGGGGCTGGGGGCCGAAACCTCGCTGGCCGACTTCCGCAAGGATCTGACGCTGGAGGTCTACAACGAGGCCGGGCAACTGGCGCTCGCCTACAAGATCTACCGCTGCTGGGTCAGCGAATACCAGGCGCTGCCCGACCTTGACGCCAATGCCAATGCCATCGCCATCCAGATGATCAAGCTCGATCACGAGGGCTGGGAACGGGATTACGACGTCAGGGAGCCGACCGAAGGATCGTTCACCGAACCGGCCTGA